In Oryza sativa Japonica Group chromosome 8, ASM3414082v1, the sequence catcgggtgccaagttccgccggaacgtaaaaacaaaagtagaaaaggtaaaaggtggcgatgcgccgaattgtattgatcgtgaagatcgattacatagaccccgggtgtacatatttatacccatgggttgatacaagtccttgtcggacaagaaagaaactttcctaaagataaaaggaaaacataaagtccttatcggacactaaacacaaaGGAagctaacaaactattcctaattaatagataaactaccatgccgcatcctctttaaactcggtcacttagggataagcttcctttagtagattgatttccttaaccgaatatagcaggaatccgactattggcgacttgataactcccatcggctgattccgagatgctgcagccgataatgattctaagccgatgacgtctttgccgattaccaaatttcactgttaacactcTCACTCTTCTAGTGGGACCCATATGCAAGTGACCACGTCATCTTCTTTTCTCTATGCCCTTTTaactctctccctcctctcttctctcttccctaCATTAGCGCCGCAGTAGCAACACCGACCTCTAGCACCGTCAGCAACTCCATCCTCACCACTACTGCATAACACCTTAAAGGTGCCAGTTGCAAAACTGGCATACATGTCGGTTTCACATCCGACACCAATGACATTAGATCATTGGTTAATGTCATTGGTGACGGTTATAGAACCAACACCTTTGTGCTCTCTCcaaaaatttttttaaagaaagagAAGCCGGCTCGAAGCATTGGCTCATTGAGCCGGTGCTTTCGAGCGTCCTCCTACAAGCAGCCCCTAATCCCATACATCAATATCACATATTAACCACAATAATCCCTATCCTCATCCATCAAAGACCACAGATCAACAACAGCAATCCTCATCCCCAACCATCGCAGATCACAGATTAACAACAATAATCCTCATCCCTATCCATCACAGGTCAACACTAGTAAGATGAAGAACTACACAAGATGAAGAACTACCCAAGCAGTCGCGGAGCCAAGGCCCGGCCAGCACGGGCAGGTGCCCGGGCTCCGCCGCATATGCATCAATGCATTAGAACTAACTATGGTGCCTAGCCATTAACCTAGCTGCGTACATGCACCATTAGATTAGCACTAATTATCATACTTAGTCATTAGCTAATACCCCAATTTTACTTCTATCCATGATAAAATGCTATATGTATTTGTGTTTACGtgttaatttgttttctatcgTTAGGTTTGCCTAggctaaaaaaaaatttctaaatcTGACACTGTACCCAAGCAATATGAACCCACTCTCTCTGGATCCTATAATAGATGCCGCTATTTTAAAGAACTGGCACCTACAATATATTATAGGTACGATTTTAATTTATAACAGGCACCAATAGTCGTTCAAAGGTGCCgatttcatatttttctctctcatgGAGGTGGGAAACTGTCAATAGGTGCCCGTTTTTTAAAAACTAGAACCTATGAGCAGGTACCTATGAGGGTTTTTTAAGTAGTGCACCACTGTTGGCAGTAACGAATTAAAAAGCAGAGCTAGGCGGCCGCAATGATGTACCTGGACCATGATGCCAAGTGTGCGTGGCCAACACTGGGGAACATTTGACCATATCAACGCCTCTCCTCTCCCAAGCTCAGTCAGAAAAAAGAACAGATCGACGTCATCGTTGGAGAGAGGTTCCAATTCTAGCTCTATGACATCCACTACGGCAGGAAGGGAGCAGGAGAGGAGGGCAGCCACGACCGCTCAGGAAGAGGTGGAGTGGAGCTTGATAGGGGAAGGGGGTGTGGAAGAAAACACCGAGAGGGTGGTGACCTCGCAAGATCCACTAGTGCATAAGGCATCGTCTACtccgccccgtcgatcttcctCCCATGGTGAGCCGGCATGGAGAGTTGGAGGTCGAGGTTTGTCAAGGCGAGGATGGGTCCTTTCGACAACGACGCAAGGAGAACCAATTGGTGCTAAGCTCGACCCCAAGCAGCCACAGCGTGGAAGCAGGACGCAACTGTCTAGATGGCAAGTGGAGGCGAGCCTCTATGCCAGGCCTTCCACCTCATCGGCGGACAATCATTGATTCCTCCCTTGGTCAACATTGAAGAGATGAGGACAAGGAAGCTAAGGTGTTCATGACAAGTCAACGAGGTTCCCTCTAACTTAAGTCAAAAGGACGTGTGTTCGTGACGTGTGGTTCCATGAGGGTGGGTCCCACTTATCAGGGATCCATGTCCCTCTTATTTAAGTTAACGTAGTTTTAATTTAAGGTACCTTTGTCTACTACTATCAGTCTAGCACCTTGACGTTGGTAAGGTAGAATGAAATTTACagtaaaaaaagtaaattttgtAAAGCTACAAATATTTTAACTACGTAAAATAATAAGATTTATAAGGTGttgaatcacaaaattacagatttgatactaaaattatcataaaactacaaatttaaaacTAAGTATCACataactacagatttagtaacaaaaatatcacaaaactataattttagtaacaaaattatcacaaacTATAAGTTTAGCACCAAATTAATCGTAAAACTAAACATTTATAGCTAACATAATAGTAGTGCTAGGAATTTAAGCTATAAAtagtagttttgtgataatttcaaTATTAAAACTGTAGTTTTTGTGATATTCAGCTCTAAATTCATAGTTTTGTAACAATTTTAGTGtgaaatatgtagttttataacGATTTTTTGTGcggaatatgtagttttgtaaagcTATAAAAtagtagttttgtgataatttcaaTGTTAAAACTGTAGTTTTTGTGATACTCAGCTTTAAATCCATAGTTTTGTAACAATTTTAGTGcggaatatgtagttttgtaatagtTTTATAGGTTTTGTAATAGTTTGGTTAAAATACCTGTACTTTgtcaaaattactttaaaaatagaTCATCAAGCAAGTGCTTAGTCATAGTGGAATGTGGGAACTAATCTATACTGCAATCCTTCAGATCCGCTGtcgcgtgggacccacctgtcatccctaagAAAGAAACCGCACCGCgtgcacccaaaaaaaaaaggaaatgctGCGAAAAACAAATAACGCGCACGCCCGCCGGACCTAACCCACGCCGTGCCGGCCGCCAGACGCCACTGCTCCGCCCGCCTGaattcaccgccgccgccctcccccacgCCGCCATCTCCACGGCCCTCCCACGCCACCgaagccacgccgccgcgccgcccgcctcaCCTCACCGCTGAGCCGCACTTCCCCCCGCTGCCTCCTcaactcctcgccgccggccggtacCCTACTCCGCTTGCAACCGTCGCCATCGGAGCCGTGGATCCGTCGCCGCCCTGAATTTCACCTGCATCCGCCCGCTTGTGacgtgtttgattttttttttgtccccgGTGATTCGATTCAAATTCAATCTGATCCTTTgttggttttgattttttttgtgttctATATGTTGTTCCCTGTGGTCGTCCTTTCGCCGTGTTCGGTTGTTGCAGGAGCGGATTTGATTGGAAGTTCCCAAGTCGAGGTCTCAAGGAAGAGGTCAGTTTCCCGTCTACAGTCCGGTCGTTTGATTTAGTCACTTGGGTCGGTGATTGATTTCAGATTTGAGTGGTTGATTACAACCTTCaatcgatggatggatgatcATCGGTTTCTATCAGTCCTTACACGAGGTGATTCGATACCCTGGGTTGATTGTTATTTGTAACCGCTGATCTGGCTTGTGGTATGTGTTTGTGCTCCTCTAGATGATGCAGGAAGGAGAGTGCCTGTTGAGATGAACCGAATTGGTGGAGGTTTGATTATTATGGTCCAGGTTCATGGTTGCTTTGATTATTAGTTAGATTCATGATGAATAGGGGTGGTGGAGGTTTGCTTGTTATGGTTCATGGTTCTTTTGATTAGTTCATGATGGTTTTGAAATTATTCTGACACGAAAGTTTGTGGTGCCGTGACAACCCTCACTGGATTTCCTTTGGTCAGATCCTCAAAATGTGCAGATTTCTAAGTGGTTTCGAGATAGATGTACGAGAGATTGTCAGATGGAATAGCAATGCTTTGTTTGGATtctgacccccccccccccgcgcgatTTGATTTATGCCTGAAAAGTCTGATTTGGGCCGTTGGTTGTTCTTCAGAATTGTTGGAGTTGCATCTCATGGTGAGTCCTATTTGCTGCATGAATTGGAATCATACATACAGGCCGCTGGCAGTTCTTTTTGTGTGATCAACAATTCCCCTTAATCAAATTTTCCATGTTTTTCGTCAGTAATTCTTAGTTCTTGCAGATAGCACATAACAAAGATGGAATTTGCAACCCAAACCTGCCTCGGTCTACGAGCTCAAGACAGGCTTTATCCCTATGCACTCAATCTTTAATTCATGTTTTCTGTACTTAGGCTACTTTCTTCCAAAATAATATTCTTGCTCTCTGTAGGTCTCTGAATAGGAGTAATTTTTTTATGGCCCGTCTCAGTGAAGCACACCACCATTTTCTCTTCAATTCGTCATTAGAAGTTAAATACTTACAAAGTTGAATTTCTTCCCAAATAAATGTTCTCTTGCTTATTGCAGGCCTATCTCATAATTTTGCAAGACCAACCTTCACCGAGTGAAATCTTTAAATCACCGCCATTCTCTTCAATTCATCATTAGAAGTTAAATACCTCACAAAGATATATTTAAATCCAATCTATTACTCACTACAGGTTTCTACATAATTTCTATGGCCAATCTGAGTGAATCCTTTAAATCATCTCCCCTTTCTCTTCAATTTATCATCAGAAGTTAATTGCTTGCAAAGTTGAATTTCTTCTCGAATATTTGATGATTCTGAACAAAATCTGCTCGAAAGTTGCCACAAATGGTCTGAGAGAATAGTGAAATAAGAAGAAAGTAATTGGCCGAAAGAAAGCTCTGCATTCGATGTACACCTCAAAATAATTTGAGTTTTTGCCGTTCCATATGAATTCATTGTTAGCTGCAAGTTTCTATACTAGATGAACAATTCTTACATGTGTGCGGAGTGCACTAAATTTCCCCTGAACTCCCCTGATTCACAAGCATTTTTAATAGATAAATACCAGCACTTTTATGCATGTGCTGCTTCCTTCGGTGTTATGTATATATTAAACTTAGAAGAATTTCTTCTACACAATACAGTTGACCTTTTATTGGTTCATGTAAAATTTAATTGTTCTGTTTGTTTCTTTACAGGGAAGCTATGAAATTATGAGAAGTAGCATGCCTAAGTTGACTCTCTTCTGCTTGATATGATGTCCTGAACATGCATTGTTCAGGTGAGCATAGTTATCTATATTGAGATCCCTTCCGCATCGTGATCGCGTCCGGCCCACACCCCGGTCATGGCCATTCTGTCCTCTAAACCTTCCAGATAAACAATTTAAGTACGTCTCCACTGGTATATTTTGGTAttcatttttggatttttttttctcttgtctTTTAGAACTTGCCAATTTTGTTGTTTCTCAGGAAATAGTTAAATGAGTATTTTGGCTTTGCTGTTTATCACTACCTAGGAAGACATGTCATGATTTCTTTTGCTTATCCaaagtgtcaaacattttattttattagatCCTATGCTAAACTATGTAACTGCTGCTGATATCATTTTGTAATTAATACTCTGCATTTTGTCTACATGATTTTGAATCGAGGCAGCAGGAGCAAAACAGCTTTGTTCGAAGGACTCAATGCTAGGAATAGCATGGGGTTAAGGCATTGAATATTCCTCTCCCATGCTCTGGACCGTTTTTCTGTTGGCGGTCTAAGTCAGGCATTGCTCCAGTATTAGCTTTTGGATggctttaattttattttgtgaaatttgAATCTGATAAAAGTACATGAATAAAAACTTATGTTATTTCTTATTTCATCATTGTAAACTATGAGATCAATCTAGCCCCAGGAGGTGTTTGACAATATTTGAATGTTTATTGAATCAACTACCTCTTGGATATGGGATCGTCTGAGAAAAATGTGTGTTCAATGATCTATATAGATTCTCTCCACTTCTGGGGCTACAGTATTGAGCTTGTTATGAAAATCAAAGCTTGAATTTCCATAAAGAATCATAAAAAAAGCCACTTAAAGCATGTTGTATAATATCCAAGGTACTTTAGTTATTCACTGGAAGGGATCAAGGTAATATAAAGCCACGGTTTTGTATACTATACCTGGCACTTCTGATATAGGGAATAGTTTTCACTTTTAGGGAACTACCgataaatatgtttatttttccaAATTATCACACCTTTTTTTCCTGGACCATTTATCTTTCCTATGCTAATATAATTATTTGGAAAGTCTCGCAATCGTATTATCTTTTCTCTGATaatatttcttttatatatttcacaaggTTGCATAGCTGAAAATTTGCAGCCCAAACATTTCTTCTTTAAATGGCATCCCATAATTAAATGTTAAACTGTTTCTTGCTAACTTATGTATTTTTCGAGCTTGCATGGTGAACCATCAATTCTGAATTATTTGTACTTGTCTGTTTTGTCAATTGACATTCAAGCAACCAACAAGCACCTGAAGCTATCCTGATATACAAACCCTGTGTGGTCTATCTATAAATGCCGATattctttttatttgtttgaatcTTTAGATAGATAATACGCCTACCACAACGTTTTCTTGAATGTGTATACATTGGGAACTAGCATGTATACTTAAAATCAACAACAAGAATGTATGTTAATCCATACATAAATATATCTATCTGGATTGGATGTAGCCAATCTGTACATGTACTAAATTTAAAATAGCGACGGATAATAATGATTCTTCCATAGGAGTGTCCATGACATTAAAAATGCCATTGAAGAGGCAAATGAACACACAAAATATTAGGCAAATAAAAAGGGATTTGCAACACCAATTGGCACTCCTAATGCTTAACATGACTTTTGTGCACGATCTACATaacaaaaacttttatatatgtctaTCCGTgacgtgccttgcacgtgcacgcTCACTAGTAATAAAAATGGACCAGCTGTGGAGGAAAACTAAGGTGaaattttttatctttttagaTCAAAGAACATGGTATATGTGGACAACATAACACTACCTGATgtcaaagaaaaaacataacCCTGTGTATGTTAATCTGTATAGCTGAGGCATCCACCAGAGCATGCATGTGCAGTATATTATTGGTTGAATTTGGAAAACTAGAATACGCACCATATAACATATATCGGTCAACATTATCATAATCCCCAAATAAAAAAGATAACTTTAACAACAAAAAAGATGCATCTGGCATGCAGCTACTAAATCCAAATGAACAAAATTCATATCTCCCAAACAATTTTGGTCAAAATGGATTAAAAACTCAAGACGATGtcaagaaatgaaaaaaaaatcgacatGCTGCATCTGCCTATTTAAAGCTCAAGAACATTCAGAAGAATGGCGGCGAAACCAAACACAACAATCGCATGATCAGCTAGAGATCGAAACAGAGAAAGACCGTGAcccatggcgagcggcggcggcggcgtgaggctGAAGGCCGGGACGCGGCCGCCGTGGGTggggctagcggcggcggtgtgggtGCAGATGGCGGCGGGGAACGCGTACACGTTCCCGCTCTACTCGCCGGCGATCAAGGCGGCGCTGGGGTACACGCAGCAGCAGCTCGCCGTGCTGGGCGTCGCCAAGGACGTCGGCGAGAActtcggcgtcgtcgccggcgtgctCTGCAACAGCTTCCCGCCCTGGGTGGTGCTGCTCGTCGGCGCGGCCTTCTGCTTCGTCGGCTACGGCGCGCTCTGGCTCGCCGTCagtggcgccgtcgtcgccatgcCGTACTGTTTGGTAAGCACTCATCTGATTCCAACCAGAATTCAATCTTTGGTATTTTCAAAACTTGTATTGGGATGCTGATATGGCGATATTTTCAAAACTTTGGtccaaaattttaaacaaaatttagtaacaaatattaccaaaattcatgaaaaattaaaaattttggcCGAAATAATATCATATCGAGGATGGTGATATGACCGAAATTTCAGACCCTGATTCCAACTCCATCAGGTTAAACTACATGAAATAGTTTCTTTAAATGATTTTTCGAGAAATATTAATCACTCTTATTTTCTATAgcaagtttataaaaataagaCTATATAAGTACAAACGAAACTATTTTAGCAAATCTAGCCATACcatttttaactattaaaaataattctccgttttatattataagatgttttatttttttaaaaaaaattatttgagtatgattaaatttataaagaAATGTAGGAAACAAATATACTATCAAACTATAGTCAATatattagatttaatgaaactaatttaatttaatgATATAAAGAGTAAATCATCAATTTTTCTATGATCAAATCTTTTACCTTAACAAAATCTCAATTAAGTGCAACAAAGGTTGTATTAATTCCGATGCTATTGATGACATCACATAACAGCTATGGATTGTGCTAGCAATGGCAACAAACAGCAACGCGTGGTTCCTGACAGCCGTGCTGGTGACCAACATGCGCAACTTCCcgctccgccgcggcgtcgtcgccggcctcctcaaGGGCTACATCGGCGTCAGCGCCGCCCTCTTCACCCAGGTCTTCTCCGGCGTGCTCCACCGCTCGCCGAcgagcctcctcctcctcctcgccaccggcCTCCCCACCATATGCCTCGCCACCATGTACTTCGTCAGGCCCTGCACGCCGGCGACGCTCGACGCCGCCACAACCGACGCCGACACCGAGGAAGACGGCCATTTCGCCTTCACCCAAGCCGTGagcgtcgtcctcgccgtctaCCTCGTGACAACCACCGTCCTCGGCAACGCCATCAAACTCTCCGATGCAACCAGCTACACGCTTTTCATCGTCACCGTGCTTCTGCTTCTTGCGCCGCTCGCGATCCCGGTGAAGATGACATTGTTCAGGagttcgccgcggcggcggagtacAGAAACAACGGAGGAGCCATTGCTGATCCCGCCACATGTGGTCGtcgacagcggcggcgatggcgacgaggaggaatcTGACAAGGTGGATTTGCTGCTAGCGGAAGGGAAGGGGGCGGTGGTGAGGAGGACGAagaggcggcggccgaggagaggggaggactTCGAGTTCAGTGAGGCGCTTGTCAAGGCTGATTTCTGGCTGCTGTTCGTTGGATACTTCATTGGAGTTGGAACGGGTGTCACCGTGCTGAACAATCTGGCACAGATTGGTGTTGCTGCTGGTATTGGTGACACTACGGTTTTGTTGTCCCTGTTTGCGCTTGGTAACTTCTTTGGCCGCCTTGGTGGAGGTGCAATTTCAGAGAAATTTGTCAGGTATGTGTGTTATAtggaaaaaaatagctaatttttagaaaattttgTTGAAAAGAGACCGAAATTTTTATAGAGTTATTGGCCTGTGCATTGTAACGGTTTTTTTATTCGGTTTAGTAAAAAGGATTTGGACAGAGTGGGTTGATTGGTCTTCTATACTATGGTTGGGTTTTTAAGAAATCGGTTTTATAAGATGGAAGTATTTTTAGAGGATGAAGTGCGGGAGAGGAATGgaaggtcttttttttttaagtagttgaGAAAATCAGAACAGTCCAAATATTTATTACCAATTCTTTTTTAAAGAAGTGTTATTCTGTTCTGTGGTTAGGTCGACATTGTTGGTTCCTAGGCCAATATGGATGGCGTTGACGCAaaccgtcctcgtcgtcgctt encodes:
- the LOC107276316 gene encoding protein NUCLEAR FUSION DEFECTIVE 4, with protein sequence MASGGGGVRLKAGTRPPWVGLAAAVWVQMAAGNAYTFPLYSPAIKAALGYTQQQLAVLGVAKDVGENFGVVAGVLCNSFPPWVVLLVGAAFCFVGYGALWLAVSGAVVAMPYCLLWIVLAMATNSNAWFLTAVLVTNMRNFPLRRGVVAGLLKGYIGVSAALFTQVFSGVLHRSPTSLLLLLATGLPTICLATMYFVRPCTPATLDAATTDADTEEDGHFAFTQAVSVVLAVYLVTTTVLGNAIKLSDATSYTLFIVTVLLLLAPLAIPVKMTLFRSSPRRRSTETTEEPLLIPPHVVVDSGGDGDEEESDKVDLLLAEGKGAVVRRTKRRRPRRGEDFEFSEALVKADFWLLFVGYFIGVGTGVTVLNNLAQIGVAAGIGDTTVLLSLFALGNFFGRLGGGAISEKFVRSTLLVPRPIWMALTQTVLVVAYLCLAYTLGPAVAYACTATVGLCYGVQFSVMIPTTSELFGLKNFGLFYNLMSLANPLGAALFSGELTGRLYDEEAARQQHSGGVCLGPGCFRAAFVVLAGACSVGTAVSLVLAARIQPVYMALYSGGSFRLPNASQQH